GAAATTGTCCAGAACAGCAGGAaggtatttgttttgtttggcgaagtcctctttgtctttttcgGCCAACTTAAAGCTCTCAACAATATCTTCACTGTTAACTGGCAGGGTCAGCCTCAGCCATTCTGCTcggtgaaaaaaaaaccaaacaaacaaatatttgaCAGGGTTGCTTAACATAAACAGTGTGAAATGTCATGCTGCGTCAGGAGCATGCatcattgctttttttaaaactaACACAGAACAGTGCGCAGGTATGTTTCCCATATAACAAAAGATTACTGGAAAAAGTTGCGTCAGAATTCTTTTGAGACTCTTTCTTGTACCAAACTTCGTGTTCTGTAAAGGTTATATAATGCAGCTGtctttttcattcaaatgtatGTATGGATAACACAAGTTCTTTGACGTCTTATTGCACGCAGGCTCTGTTATagagaaaacagagcaacaCAGTTGTCGCTCAACATTGGTAAAATGAGTACAGCATTATGACCTTCATGACCAACTGAGCACTTATGTTTACTGTACTGTTTGGTTGTGTAACTAATACCTGCATGTCAACACTGGACACTATTGTTGGGTGACTTGATACGGTTTTTCACATAGATGTTGGGCGCCGATAAggccaaacacaaaaacagccaatcTTGGACAAATTTTCCCAGTCTTGTCAAGATGTTTATTTACAAATGACAATCTATGTACATTCTGattttttacatatatttacacCACCTAGACACAACCATCACCCACTACACCCACAACATTCAGCTTTATAATTATCAAAGATTCCAGTAATAACCTTATCTGATGCATTAAATAAAAGAATCCCACAGTTGCCCCCTTTAGTTGGGTGGCGATTAAATTAACATGCTCGTACCAGCAACAGTTTTAGTTCACAGTGTCATTGTAAACCCTCTACCATATTCATATCAAGTATATCAGCACATTCAaatccacagacagcacacaAGTAAAAATTCTAGACATTTTCTTTCAAAGTTTCCAGTAGTATAGAAGTAGTAGGTGTCCAGATCAAGTCAgtccaaagaaaaaagaaagaaagaaagaaaatgagtgcAAGGACCCCTACAGTACAGAAAGTgattaaaatcttactgttggaACATGTACTGCATATGATGATTATGGTATCATGGTTACACTTTAAGCAGAAAAGGTGACCGATGATGAAACAGTTTTTGGACCAAATCACTGAGGTAGAGAGAGTGTATTCTTTCTCTTACTTGAAGCCATTTGACACCACTGCAGCATGCCATACTGGTCCCAGTGAAGGCAATGGTTAACACTTAGTACAAACCCAAAATGCTAACATAACTACAAGCTGCACAGAATGTGCAATGGCTGTCATAACCCAAGCCTCCATGGCACACACTAGCACTATCTGCCCTGCTATTTTCAAGATCAAACTAATCCAAATGTGATTTCCCTCCGACCTTTCTGAAAGTGCTGCATGCAACAGCAACTGTGCTACTTTGCGCGGCCATTAACGTAGCAGCTCAACTTTGGTCCTTGTCTGCTGACAGTGTCAGTCCTTCACAATGCCAATATAAATACAGAATTCTAAGTCAGCTTTGAAAAACTCTATATAATTTACTGAACTTTTGAGGAAACTCCTCCAAATATTGCAAAATTGCATTACTgctcagaaacaacaaattCAAACATTGACCACGCTCCCTCTCCACATAAAGGAGAGTTTATTGGAAAGTTTGCTTTCAACTCTCACGCATTACACTACTTTCCAACGGGGTGGAGCTCAGCTTGCTGGTGCTGTCCTTACTTGGTGTTACCCATCAAGCTATAGGATCTCCACTTTCTGTGAGCAGACCAGGTTACTGTTGACCAGATTCCACATGTGCATGAGGTCCGTGGGGAGCAGCTTGTGCACCACAATCATGCTTTTAAAGAAACAGGGTTCTCTGTTCATCTTACTTTTCTTATTTCTCACCAAGCCAAACGTCTTAAAGGCGTTGTGTTTTATAGGAGTGACCTGAAGCACCTCTAGACACATGCCCAAGAAGACATCATCGATGGGGTAGAGCTCCAGAGTGTCTGCCACCACATGAAGCTTCCTCGCCAGGTTCCCATGCATCAGAAAACCCCCTCCACCTGCATATGGGGGGTAGTATGTCTTATTATACAGCGTCTGGGGGATGTagtatttgttttcctttttacgAATTGGCTTGGCCTTGAAAATCACATCCCCCACAAACAGGTCTGTTGCCTGCTTGCTGCTTTCTAGAAACTCAAAAATGTTCTGGATGCTGACAAAGACGTCATCGTCCCCCTTGaagatgtactgtacattggGGCAGTAAGTGTGGAACCACTTAAGGAAGTGAGTCTCTTTAAGCGTAAGGTTGAAGAAGCTGTCTAAGAAGTCCCACTGGAGAATATCCCCATAGATGTGGTTCTCGTACTCCACCAGCTTCTGATGgttcactctctctgcctcattgGAGGGCTGACCAAGAAGGAAAAGGGTCTTAATCCTCTTGCCGTCAACCACCTGCTCTTTGCCCCAGGTTTTTCGGATGACCTCCCTGCGGTCATGCTGGGTGGCCACAGATTTTATTATCATGAGCAAATGTATGTCCCCTCTGCACTTCTCCGGGTGGTTGAGGATCATGGGAAACCATCGGCAGTGCCGATAGAGCAAGAACTGCTGGAAAGTCGGCTCCAGGCCCACAAACCAGTCCTGACTTGAGAGGTTGAGGTTGGCAGTACAGTTGGAGCTTGTTATATCCCAGGTTCTGCTGTCCTCGGTGATTCTGGACTCCTGTGAGGTGGCCAGAGCTCTAGGCACCTGCTTGTGCTTGGCAATTTTCCAGAAGTGCTTCAACCCCAGGTATGAGTCAATCTTCTCTCCCAGAGGAGCTCCAGCCTCCACACCCTCAGAGGCATCCATGTGAGCCTGGCTCTCGAGTTCAAAGGGAGCCGCCATGTTGTTGCTCCCTCTCTGGACAACAGTCAGCGTCACCACAGCCAGGAAAAACATGACACTCACCCTCTTGTACACCCGCCAGCGATCTCTGTTGTTCATCCTGGGCACAGACAAAGATCACAAATGGCAGTCAGAGACAAAATCTAACTCAAATAGCTTCTGATAGATTTTTCTGTGATAGGTCTAGGAGCACGAAGAGCATGAATCTAGAAGTATGAAGAGCATGAATCTGGAATTCTAATCAGTTTAAAACTACTAACTAGGTATAATAATAAACTTGATgccacatttttcaaaacaatgttacaaagtgctttaaaacatTGAACcatgattaaaacattttagGAATGTAGCAATGAAACGATAAAGATATGGGCATAGATGCACACAAAAAATTGATAAATGATCACTCATTGGGTTTAAACTACATGTTCACATACCAACATTAGAGCAGGATTTCTTGCTCTTTCATAAAGCAAAGACGGCCAGATTGTCACCATAATAGGTTCCAACATGAGGTATATTAGCTGTTTAATGTGCAGCCAGCGAAGCAAAGAACACCCTAAGGGATGGATGTCCTCATACTATAATCACTGTGTGCTTTCTCTGTAActaatgtttgcatgcacacCATAATAtgttacataaaaacacaaatggtgATCTTAAATGTAAATCCCGGTTGTTTAGCAGTTAACCATTGTTTTTCCCTCTAAAACAGCTCAGAGATACTGTATGCTCTCTCCTTAGTTTAAAGCCACTTTCTAATGAAGCAGTGCCACTTCTGGAGGAACGTGTGGAATGTACATGGAAAGTGAAGAACTTGTCATGCCAGGGCTCGTCACATCCACGGCCCCACGGACACTCCCAtgtggaccccccccccccccccatctgtTCTCCCAACCACAAACAATCTAAGTCATAACAAGTTTTGGAAGTTGGCTCAGTCAGTGCgctatttaacatttaaaaaaaaaaaaaaaaaaaaaaggccattttaTTGAAATTCAATCTTTAAATTGAACAATCTCACTTATTCATAATGAAAATCCACCGATGAGAATCTTAACCCTCCTGTTATGTTACGGGTCAAATTGGCCCGTTTTAAAGTTTGAAGATCTAGGAAAAATagttaaaagtattttttcagtATGAAACTTCTTCTGCTTGCCTTAATTCGTGTAATcaacatataaaataaaaatggttCATCACATATTTGCAACCACCCCCTGCATGTTTATATCACATAGATACTGttcgggtcaatttgacccaGCAGTCAAACTGGAGGTAAAAGGgtgtcagaaatgtcagactatttctttctctgttgttgAAATATGTCTCACAGTTGCAAACATCACACATATTGGCAGCTGCTATAAAAATACCAACATAACTCTCACAGTATCACCTTGAAGTTGGGCTGAAAATCACAATTCTCTCACGTGCTTTAAACGCCTCATTAATCCCAATCTATTCCTTCTTGCCCGCGTTTCTTCTCAAACGAACACATATAATCTATAACACAAATCACTTCAGCATTGAAAGcgtttttaaatgaaaagccTTGATGAGAGACTTTCAGAGTTTTAAGATGTTGAGTTGTGCCACTGATGGAAAGTACGACGCCGTAAAATTCAATGAAAACAGGGCGAGTCAAATAAACACCGTGTAAAATAATGAATCTAATCAAAAATGATtagatgttaaaaaaagaagaagaagaagaagccactTACTTTTTTTCTGATGCTTTAGTCGATCTGTGAAGATTGATGGAGGCAATAAACCGatacaaaaggagaaaaatgccGACTGTCGAGACCAGAAAAGTGGAATGTCTTGGGTTTATGTCTAGTCGGCTTTTGGGCAAAGTGATAAAATAATCCTTTCTATCAAAGCCGCCTCTTGGTGTTGTGAGACAGGCGAGAGGCGCAGATGTGCGCAGAGAGAGCGGCGCCTCTGAAACACTGCGCTCTCCGCTGCGCCGAGATGCGCTTTTAAAGGCTCGGCTGCACTTACGCAGACCGCATGCTCTCAGGACGGATGATGAATGAACAGGCAAGAAAGAGTCCGCCCGTCgtgtacacacactctctccacAAGCCTAATACTCCATCACGGGTTAACAATGACCCCTGAGACAAGGTAAACATcgcatttcttttatttcttccatCGTGTTGGTCTGTGGGATGGAATGACCAAACAATTAGgccttttgttgttttactgcCATTATTCACGCTATTATGTTGGAGATCTGACGTGTGTACATTTTCTAATCTGGAGGTAAGGTTTTAAtcttccaaaaaaacaaacaaacaaaaaaaaaaaaaaagaaagtaaaagaaaaaaaagatgggaaGTCAGGCCTGTAGCCAAGGTTTGTGGAAGCCTTCCCATATAGCAGGGACATACATGTAATTATGGTGaagaattattattatgaaattAAGAATACCCAATTACAAATGCAGAGTTATTATCAGCTAGAACATACTTAAAGTGTCAAAAGCACTTTTTATTTCAGCCCTGTCTCGTTCACAGGGCGTCATGCTCAAAGCAACGTGATGAAAGAGTGAGAAAGTCCACAGATGGAAAAAGgttgggtggatggatgagtcaaGCAAACACTGAGTGAAAGTTCTGTGTGAACAATCTAACTTTAATCCTaatcctaaacctaaccaagtagaTTTGATGCCCAAACGTAACTAAAGTATGGCCATTTCACATCATCAATTATGTGTCAGAAAGGCTTTGGGGCGGGCAGGCTTTGTGCGTCCCTGGGATGAAAACATGTTGGAAGAGCAGAGCAGTTGCTGTGGGTGTCTAATGTTCCTGTAACATACTGAGACTGGGCTAATTTCAAGAGTTTTATATATTACTGGGTACTTTATTTTATACACACATTTACCAATGTACCATATTTTAGAAgctgatgatgtttttatggGAAATCTACTGCAAAGTAATAccacagctgtcagacaaaatGAAGTGGAGTACAATATTTCCCCTTGAATGTGGTGGCGTAGAAGTATGACGAGACAGAAAATTGAAATATCCAAGTgaaatttaaatgtatttgtgcttaagtacagtacCTGAGCAAACTGTCCTAGATTCCTTCCACCCCTGTTAAAAATGCACCTTGCTGCTACAGAGAAGTTAAGGTTTAGATTgaagtcaaattccttgtatgtgcacacatacttgacTTGATACATGACTTGTCTaattcaacatcaacaaaaatgATTACATTGAGGACCTTTCTTCTCTTCATAGATAATGCCAGAGCCGCAGAAAGACCTTCTGAAGAGCCGAAACATTTTTGTTAATATCCAATCCCCACTTCTGTTAAATCATTTACACGCCTAGAGATATATTATATCTCAGattcacaacacaaagacaataaaactgcaATATTTGTCTTACAGATAACAGGGAACTGCTATTATTACATTGTGTTATAATTTCTGCACTCAATCACCCATGTCTCTACCCCTATTGTTACTTGTCACTATGACTACACACTCCCACGACACAGTTATGCTTCGATTGCTAAATAATCCAACACCAGTGCCACTGCAACTTCAGAATTGTTGTATTCCACACAGCGTAGCACTGTACATGGTCAAGTTTGACACGTTCTCCAAGCCACCAACCCATTTCCATTAAAATATCGCTGtactcagcagacagacagagggtggagaccaaaacagagcacaaAGGAGACTAAATACTTGATGACTGACATTCATCTGGGAGTCAGAAAACTGAAATccaaatgaatattaatgttgTGGATGTATAAGCCGGCAACTGTTTGCTTACATGTTTGACACCCAGAATCACTCTCCAAAGGGAGGCGGACTGgatacattttccttttttttttttatgaaataaatataatttGTGTCGTGTTTCTTTGGTTTTCCATGTGTTAGCGTCCTACATCGTGAGACTTTGTGCTTGACAAGGTAAATATATGAAGTGACCACACTACCTTAAATCAAAAGCCctgtaaagaaatgttttattaaatagGAAGacaattttaaaacaaatatagAGTATTTATAACAAGGAGGAAGTAAGTCTTCTTTATATTTACACGCTGAAAACTTGAGGATGTGGAAATTTCTTAGGTTTGTATAAACCTTTGGCTTGCAATGCTGGCCTCCAGTTACAGCCTAAATAACTAACAGAACAGCAATGATTCAATAAACTATTAGTAATATTTTTCAGCCCATACATTGGACTTCCTGGTGTGTAACTGACATCAAGCAAGAGGTCCTGGTATTAGTCAGTGGTcacagtgcaaacagatttttttttttatcagctccCCAGCCTGAACAGCCATTGTATTACAAAGAACTGCATATGACAGTAACATTGATATGGACTGGCTAAGAGTGGTGATAAACACAGGTGAACTCTTCAGATGACTGCATTCCTGCAGCATGACTCACAGGTCATTTCTGGACTTACTGGAAATTGATAGAGAGTCAGTTAGTTTTATGTTCTCTGAAGTGGAACAAAATCATACTGTATCGGCAAAAGATGAGACATGGGTATGAAATGAATGTCACCGACATGAAAGAACTTGATTTGACTGTCAGTCTTACGGTCTCTCAGCCATGAAACAAAATGAGGGCTGCTGTTAGCTGAAATGCTCTTTGCACAGCTGTCACCGCCACAACCTCACTTAACCTTTGCTGTGCTCTTCCGCCTCTTTATGGTCTGGGGAAAGAACAACAaaatctctctctgtgcttcaaaACAGGAATTTTTCAATCCGACCACAGCTGTGATCCAaaatctctccttcctctccttctctctccatttcctgGATCCAGCCAGCCATCCTTCTCAGGGCCATGTGCATCCTGTTGCCTGCTGGCGGTGTTTTTTCccgttttgctttttttttctcccctctctgtggATTCAGGCACTGCAAGTGTTGTAGACGAGTGAGGTGGTGATGGACACCACAGTACCTCATCTGTCCCTTGGCTGGAAAGGCGGCGTTTGATGCCTAACAGAGGCATACGCCAGTAAGGAAAGCTGAGTCCTGCGAGCACAGTGACTCATTGTAGCATGCTGTTGGTGTCAGGATATGACCTTGCAACTCcgattttgttccttttttatgtttcacttaAAATTTTCTATAAACCAGCTCCTTGAAAAATATGCTTCATGAAACTACAGTTTTCAGCTGCAAACAGCAATATCAAAGCTGCACCCGTCAATGCTTCAGCATTAACAATGGATCGCAGCACTGCTTGTATGTGAAGGGGATTGCTTGTTAAGTCAAGTCagtttatttatacagcacatcTAAAAACAGCATGAGTTGacccaaagtgctttacagccAAGGCAGATGGGTTAGAATCTGTCTCAGTGCAGGAATTCATGATTAAAGAAAGAGAAGCTACACATAGAAGGCAATGATACAGTAACTAACATGATAAAGTCACACTTGTAGCAGTTCCCTGTCCTCCATGGAGTGCTTCATCTCCTTTCACATCATTGCTTTGGCTTTATAGTTTTACTGTCTCGGTTCACTCTTGCCCCTTTCATCTGCCTTGTTGCAGAGAAGAACTTTCCATTCCGAGGTAATAATGTATCAGTGTGTTCACACCTTGTTCTGCTGAAAAACAATCAATACTGCTTTAACTGAATTGATAATTAAAACCATGTAATGCGTGAGATTAGATGACTTAAGTTGGCTTCACCCTCACATACAAAAGTACTGTAGACACATCTAACATCCCTTGAATGGTGTCCACATATTTGACATAAACTAAAAATTACAGCAGAGATCACTAAATGTCCTAAAACagccaaagaagaaaaaaggaagaggcaACACGATTGGAGTGTAAAATGcgatgataataacaataatcctTCACTGTTTTTCACCTCCGACAAAAGTAATTCTCAAAACAAAGGTCCAAAGATCAAGGCCAAGATGGATTAATAATTACATAAAGCTCCAGAATCCAAGGACTGAAGAAACTGCTCAGTTTTATGATAAACAAGCACCTGCGTCCTGGTAAATGGTTGCAACATCTTTGCTTCCAACAGCATGGGCGACACAATGACTCACCACCTTCATCGCACACTGTCCGAAATTATCACTGAGTGACACTAATAATTTCCCACTCAATAGCTCCCTTTCACCCTTCATCCCAGTTTATGTAATATTCAGGAGGCAAAGGTGAACTGGGGAATTGGAGGGTTGCAGCGGTAAGAAAAATGGCTAGTTAATGAAAAATGGAAACCCGTCCTGCTATTTTTGGATGAGAGGAAGTCGGTGCTAATCTCTTGTTGGGTTTAACAACACACCTGAGGGACTTGGGAAAGGGTTACCTTTAGACTGTCCAACTCTTGTCAACTGTCTGACTGGAATGAACAAGCCTCAGAAAATccatgtcccccccccccccccgttggATGAGTGAGGGGCCCTGGCTACTAACTCCTCAGTCACCATGAAAGAATTCAGTGCTGGGGAAGAGAAGTTGCCTTCAGGGGATCTTTTTCTTcccccctctttcttttccactcAGATGTCAACCGAGGATGTTCCCCTCTGAAAAGGCTGCTAGAACAAAGGTAGTGTGATCAAGCTATGTTATGAATGCCCCTGTCAGCTGTGGCTATAGGTAAACACCTGCGCCCTCTCCAACCACCCAGAGGCCCCTGCGGGGTTAGCAAACACTCTGATAAGGTCACCAGCACCTAGCTACAAAGGACAATCTGAACTACTCCTTAGCGCTGAAAAATCTATTTTCGTCatgctttgctgtttttgctgtgcAATCTCTGGTTAAGCTTTGGCAGTGCTGACACACGttcctgttttgtttcaaaTGCATTACTGGTTAATGTAAGTGTTCCACAGGCAAAGTCACCacattaatgattaatgataTTAATGATTTACATGATGGTATTTGATGGCATGCTCATTGTATGATTAGCATATTACAGCTACAGTTCCTTGACAACACGGCACACCATGTGATATGGCCAAAAAGCCCAAGAACGAGCAAATAAGCCGCCCTTGAGTTGAGATTAGCAAATGCTGTTGTCACTGTAACAAATCAAGTGCCAAGCTCAATTCGAGAAACACTGGCATTGTCCACAGATACGTCACCCTTGGTGCGTGCAGAAAACCCAGAGGAAAGCTTGCTTTTAAACTGATGCAGCTGTCATCCTGTTCAAGAATCAATAGCTGTAGACCGGCATTTACTGCGTCCCACAAAACATGGTAACCCACAGTTTGGATTTGCTCTAgtgtacacacagaaaaaagtggAGGTGCATTCACGCTAAAGGTTAATGGCTAGTTTGTGAGGACATTCCTGAGAAGGTcgaaaatgtaaaaagtgaaTTCCAAATAAGCTTCGGTGTTTAGTCTGTTTGATGAGCGGCCTCTTTAACCTTTAACAATACACTGCTTATGAAAATTTCCAAAAGCTCTGACGAGAATCCTTCTGTCAGTATGTAGTGATGTAggggtttttttcttcttcttatcctTAGGGTGGCGTGCCTACCAAAAGTGCCAAACATGGCCTGAAAGGaaagacacacactttcaaGTGTTTATGATAAAAGGGCAGTTGTGCGGGTCACTTCTGCCTATCTGTTCAAAAGGACCagtcaggaggaaacaggacgTTCAGGAGACAGAGAACTAAAACGCTGTCTCTTCTTGATTGGCGTCACCTTTTATCAGTCGAGCACATGGCTGTCTACTGATAAACGCATCTGAAAGGGGTGCCAGTGATCCCAATGACAGTCAGGGCTCTCCGGTAGAGGATGCTCCTGTTGTTGGAGATTTGAGTGT
The Chaetodon auriga isolate fChaAug3 chromosome 3, fChaAug3.hap1, whole genome shotgun sequence DNA segment above includes these coding regions:
- the b3gnt7 gene encoding UDP-GlcNAc:betaGal beta-1,3-N-acetylglucosaminyltransferase 7 is translated as MNNRDRWRVYKRVSVMFFLAVVTLTVVQRGSNNMAAPFELESQAHMDASEGVEAGAPLGEKIDSYLGLKHFWKIAKHKQVPRALATSQESRITEDSRTWDITSSNCTANLNLSSQDWFVGLEPTFQQFLLYRHCRWFPMILNHPEKCRGDIHLLMIIKSVATQHDRREVIRKTWGKEQVVDGKRIKTLFLLGQPSNEAERVNHQKLVEYENHIYGDILQWDFLDSFFNLTLKETHFLKWFHTYCPNVQYIFKGDDDVFVSIQNIFEFLESSKQATDLFVGDVIFKAKPIRKKENKYYIPQTLYNKTYYPPYAGGGGFLMHGNLARKLHVVADTLELYPIDDVFLGMCLEVLQVTPIKHNAFKTFGLVRNKKSKMNREPCFFKSMIVVHKLLPTDLMHMWNLVNSNLVCSQKVEIL